In uncultured Methanobacterium sp., a genomic segment contains:
- the anfK gene encoding Fe-only nitrogenase subunit beta, which translates to MSLELDKKERNGIINPIFTCQPAGAQYASIGIKDCIGIVHGGQGCVMFVRLLFAQHFKDNFLMASSSLHEDSAVLGGMHRVEQAVDILLMRYPDVKVVPIISTCSTEIIGDDIDGVARKLNEGLLKEKYADREVHLIPIHTPSFKGSMIHGYDVAVKEFVSKFAELDKSNGKINLITGWVNPGDVTALKHLLKEMEVDATVLFEIESFDSPLMPDGEAVSYGNTTIEDLKSTANAVGSISLNRYEGGQAAEYLEKKFNVPAVIGPSPIGIRNTDTFLENLRKMTGKPIPESLVRERGIAIDALTDLVHMFFADKKVAIYGNPDLVIGLAEFCLDLEMKPLILLLGDDNIEYLKDPRIKDLKEKVEYDMEIVQNADFWVLENKIKNEDIHLDLIIGHSKGRFISIDNDIPMLRVGFPVYDRAGYYRHPVMGYAGAIWLAEEIANVLFTDMEYKKNKEWILNVW; encoded by the coding sequence ATGTCTTTAGAATTGGATAAAAAAGAGCGTAACGGTATTATAAATCCCATATTTACCTGCCAGCCTGCTGGAGCCCAATACGCCAGTATAGGAATAAAAGACTGTATTGGCATAGTTCACGGTGGACAGGGCTGTGTTATGTTCGTGCGACTACTGTTTGCCCAGCACTTTAAGGATAACTTTCTCATGGCATCATCATCCCTGCACGAAGACTCCGCAGTCCTCGGAGGAATGCATCGTGTTGAACAGGCCGTGGATATACTTTTAATGAGGTATCCTGATGTTAAGGTGGTTCCCATAATATCAACATGTTCAACTGAGATCATTGGTGATGATATTGACGGAGTAGCCCGGAAGCTCAATGAAGGTCTCCTGAAGGAGAAATATGCAGATCGGGAAGTTCACCTGATCCCCATACACACCCCCAGTTTCAAGGGGAGTATGATACATGGGTATGATGTTGCAGTGAAGGAATTCGTAAGTAAATTCGCAGAACTGGATAAATCAAATGGAAAAATAAATTTAATCACCGGCTGGGTAAATCCGGGAGATGTAACTGCACTTAAACATTTACTTAAAGAGATGGAAGTGGATGCCACTGTCCTGTTTGAAATAGAGAGCTTTGACTCCCCACTGATGCCTGATGGGGAGGCAGTTTCCTATGGAAATACAACCATTGAGGATCTAAAAAGTACAGCCAATGCAGTGGGTAGCATTTCCCTCAACCGCTATGAGGGTGGTCAGGCAGCCGAGTACTTAGAGAAAAAGTTCAATGTTCCTGCAGTGATTGGACCATCACCCATTGGTATCCGTAATACTGATACCTTTTTAGAAAATTTAAGGAAAATGACAGGAAAGCCAATCCCTGAATCCCTGGTACGGGAGCGGGGAATTGCCATTGATGCATTAACCGACCTTGTACATATGTTTTTCGCCGATAAAAAGGTGGCTATCTATGGAAACCCTGATCTGGTAATTGGGCTGGCAGAGTTCTGCCTGGATCTAGAAATGAAACCTTTAATTCTCCTACTGGGTGATGATAATATTGAATACTTAAAAGATCCCCGTATTAAAGATCTTAAGGAAAAAGTTGAATATGATATGGAGATTGTCCAGAATGCAGATTTTTGGGTTCTGGAAAACAAAATTAAGAATGAAGATATCCACTTGGACCTGATAATTGGTCATTCCAAGGGTCGTTTTATCTCAATTGACAATGACATTCCAATGCTACGTGTGGGGTTCCCTGTTTATGACCGTGCAGGTTATTATAGGCACCCAGTCATGGGCTATGCCGGAGCAATCTGGCTTGCTGAAGAAATTGCCAATGTGCTCTTCACTGATATGGAATATAAAAAGAATAAAGAATGGATTTTAAATGTATGGTAA
- the anfG gene encoding Fe-only nitrogenase subunit delta → MDDIKEKQPLEDQIEELVDYIMKWCLWQFNSRAWDREKQNQGVLSKTTQILCGETVIIETPADKCYWAEAMILAQDFTNNYPWILEMEKSEIKILMKGLKERIDYLTITGSLNKELTSPQY, encoded by the coding sequence ATGGACGATATCAAAGAAAAACAGCCCCTAGAAGATCAGATAGAAGAGCTGGTTGATTATATTATGAAATGGTGCCTGTGGCAGTTTAACTCCCGTGCATGGGATCGGGAAAAGCAAAACCAGGGTGTTCTCAGTAAAACCACCCAGATCCTTTGCGGTGAAACAGTTATAATAGAAACTCCTGCAGATAAATGTTACTGGGCAGAAGCCATGATCCTGGCCCAGGACTTCACAAATAACTATCCCTGGATTTTGGAAATGGAAAAAAGCGAAATTAAAATCCTAATGAAAGGTCTCAAAGAACGTATTGACTACTTAACAATTACAGGGTCCCTTAATAAGGAACTTACCAGCCCGCAGTATTAA
- the anfD gene encoding nitrogenase iron-iron protein, alpha chain, with translation MPYHQFKCSECIPERKKHAVVKGEGEDLTSCLPLGYLNTIPGTISERGCAFCGAKHVIGTPMKDVIHLCHGPVGCTYDTWQTKRYLSDNDNFQFKYTFATDMKEKDIVFGAEKLLKQNILEAFEAFPKIKRMTIYQTCASALIGDDMDAVAKEVMNEMPEVDIFVCNSPGFAGPSQSGGHHLINIAWVNQKVGTFEPEITSDYVINYVGEYNIQGDQEVMVDYFKRMGIQVLSTFTGNGSYDDLRGMHRADLNVLECARSAEYICNELRVRYGTPRMDIDGFGFKPLSESLLKVGYFFGLEKEAQKVIDEEIARWKPEFDWYARRLKGVKVCLWPGGSKLWHWAHVIHEEMGVDVVSVYTKFGHQGDMEKGIARCEEGALAIDDPNELEGIEAMKELKPDVIFTGVRPGEVAKKMRVQYLNAHAYHNGPYKGFEGWVRFARDIYNAVYSPIHQLSGLDISKDEIDTDKGFMTRQMISDVKIDLEEAARSDERPYTGDYDCVTKLREKEYPELEKNLSVKGGE, from the coding sequence ATGCCGTACCACCAGTTTAAATGCAGCGAATGTATTCCTGAAAGAAAAAAACACGCAGTTGTAAAGGGGGAAGGAGAAGATCTAACATCATGCCTACCTCTTGGATACCTCAACACCATCCCTGGGACGATCTCAGAGAGAGGATGCGCATTTTGCGGTGCCAAGCACGTTATCGGCACCCCAATGAAGGATGTTATCCACCTATGCCACGGTCCAGTGGGATGTACCTACGACACCTGGCAAACCAAGAGGTATCTCAGTGACAATGACAACTTCCAGTTTAAATACACCTTTGCAACGGATATGAAAGAAAAAGACATTGTTTTTGGTGCTGAAAAATTATTAAAACAGAACATATTAGAAGCCTTTGAAGCATTCCCCAAAATCAAGCGAATGACCATCTACCAAACCTGTGCCTCAGCACTCATTGGAGATGACATGGACGCAGTGGCTAAAGAAGTAATGAATGAAATGCCCGAAGTGGACATCTTCGTATGTAACTCCCCAGGATTTGCCGGACCCAGCCAGTCTGGAGGGCATCACCTAATCAACATTGCCTGGGTAAACCAGAAGGTAGGTACCTTCGAACCGGAGATCACCAGTGATTACGTCATAAATTACGTGGGAGAATACAACATTCAGGGTGACCAGGAAGTGATGGTGGATTACTTCAAAAGGATGGGAATACAGGTTCTCTCCACTTTCACCGGGAATGGTTCCTATGATGATCTTAGAGGAATGCACCGTGCAGATCTCAATGTCCTGGAATGTGCCCGTTCAGCAGAGTACATCTGTAACGAGCTCAGGGTGAGATATGGAACTCCTCGTATGGATATTGATGGATTCGGTTTCAAACCTTTATCTGAATCACTCCTTAAAGTAGGTTATTTTTTCGGACTGGAAAAGGAAGCCCAGAAAGTTATAGATGAAGAAATAGCCAGATGGAAACCTGAATTTGACTGGTATGCTCGGCGTCTTAAAGGGGTTAAAGTTTGCCTGTGGCCAGGAGGTTCCAAACTATGGCACTGGGCCCATGTGATCCATGAAGAAATGGGCGTGGATGTTGTTTCAGTATACACAAAATTCGGACATCAAGGAGACATGGAAAAGGGCATAGCCCGATGTGAAGAAGGTGCACTGGCCATTGATGACCCTAACGAACTGGAAGGGATAGAAGCTATGAAAGAGTTAAAACCAGATGTTATCTTCACTGGTGTGCGCCCGGGTGAAGTTGCCAAAAAGATGAGGGTTCAGTACCTCAATGCCCATGCCTACCACAATGGACCATACAAAGGATTTGAAGGATGGGTCCGATTCGCGCGGGACATCTACAACGCAGTTTATTCACCTATCCACCAGTTATCTGGACTGGACATAAGTAAAGATGAAATAGACACAGATAAAGGTTTTATGACCCGGCAGATGATTTCTGATGTTAAAATTGACTTAGAAGAAGCAGCTCGGAGTGATGAAAGACCCTACACTGGGGATTATGACTGCGTCACCAAACTACGTGAAAAGGAATATCCTGAACTTGAAAAAAATCTCTCAGTTAAAGGGGGAGAATAA
- a CDS encoding YkgJ family cysteine cluster protein, which produces MLRDLLIDKELFETLREKSLESDEGGMNTTEEVELLEKAVFNRLKKKRSVKKYKKLGVSKGDLKEIIQLADIISLDAMGGPSNYELAKEHQEWCLICGRCCRESESIFIHKDELNLLLTFNPELENGIIHNKLYPEHFELKDIRPCKFMDKETHKCEIYDSRPQVCRSYPLVLIESNGKAKNIINIRYKCNYSINLILEKSMILFDEAIRRLEEKR; this is translated from the coding sequence ATGTTAAGAGATCTCCTTATTGATAAAGAACTGTTTGAAACCCTCAGAGAGAAGTCTCTGGAGTCGGATGAAGGTGGAATGAATACCACTGAAGAGGTTGAACTCCTGGAGAAAGCGGTCTTCAATCGATTGAAAAAGAAAAGATCAGTCAAAAAGTACAAGAAATTAGGGGTCAGTAAAGGGGACCTCAAGGAAATAATCCAGTTGGCAGACATCATCAGCTTAGATGCAATGGGTGGCCCATCAAACTATGAGCTGGCCAAGGAACATCAAGAATGGTGTCTGATTTGTGGAAGATGCTGCAGGGAATCTGAATCCATTTTCATTCACAAAGATGAACTCAACCTACTGTTAACATTCAACCCTGAACTGGAGAATGGAATCATCCACAATAAACTCTACCCCGAACACTTCGAACTCAAAGATATCAGACCGTGTAAATTCATGGATAAAGAGACCCATAAATGTGAGATCTACGACTCGAGGCCACAAGTCTGCAGGAGTTACCCCCTGGTACTCATTGAATCCAACGGTAAAGCAAAAAATATCATTAATATACGTTACAAATGTAATTATTCTATTAATTTGATTCTGGAAAAGTCAATGATACTCTTTGATGAGGCTATAAGAAGATTGGAAGAGAAAAGGTAA